AAGTGCGCGAAGCCGAGCGCGATACGGTTTACAACGAGTACATCGGCCACGTGAATGAAGTGGTGAACGCGACCGTGAAGCGCATCGAAGGGCCGGATGTGATTCTTGACATCGGCAAAGCCGAAGCGCGCATGGGACGCAAAGAGCAATCGCGGCTGGAATCGTTCGCCGTTGGCGAGCGTCTGCGTGCCGTGATTGTGCGCGTCGAGAAAGCTTCGAAGGGTCCCGGCGTAGTGGTATCGCGCGCGGCGCCAGAGTTAGTGCAGCATCTGTTCCAGACCGAAGTTCCGGAAATTTATGACGGCACGGTCGTGATCCGCGCGATCGCTCGTGAAGCGGGCGAGCGCACCAAGATCGCGGTGATGTCGAAAGACAAAGACGTGGACGCGGTGGGCGCATGCGTGGGCATGAAGGGCATGCGTGTGCAATCGATCATTCGCGAATTGCGCGGCGAAAAGATCGACATCATCGAGTATCACGAAGATGCGGTTACGTTCGCTGAAAAGGCGCTACAGCCGGCCAAAGTCAGCCGTGTGACCGTGGTCGATTCCGCTGAGAAGCATCTGGAAGTAGTCGTGGACGACACGCAGTTGTCGCTGGCGATCGGCAAGAAGGGCCAGAATGTCCGCCTTGCCGCGAAGCTTTTGGGTTGGAAGATCGACATCAAGAGCGAAGAAGAGAAGCGCCAGGAAGTTGAGCAGCAAATGTCGGCGCTGGTTCCGGCAAGCGTTACGCCGCTTGAAAATGTTCCGGGCATCGGCGAGGGACTGGTTGAGAAGTTGAAAGCCGCTGGTGTGACGACCGTCGAAGCGCTGGCCGACATGACGCCCGAGCAGTTGGAAGCGATCGAGGGTATCGGGCCGAAGACGGTGGAAAAAATCAGCATTGCGGTCAATAATTATTTCTCCAGCCTGGAAGGCGGCGAACAGGTCGCTACCGAAGGAACGGAAGAGTCCGCCGGGGAAGCAGTCCCCGAGTTGGAAGCTTCCGAAGGAACCGCCGAAGCGG
The DNA window shown above is from Acidobacteriota bacterium and carries:
- the nusA gene encoding transcription termination/antitermination protein NusA, with the translated sequence MASELYNIIEGVSREKGIDPQIVVTAVEDAIVVATRKYYKSQENLRAVLDKDSGKINAYAVKAIVENPEQIEDPNLQVTVEQARKLDPKAEVGGELLIPKVTEGILGRIAAQLAKQVIFQKVREAERDTVYNEYIGHVNEVVNATVKRIEGPDVILDIGKAEARMGRKEQSRLESFAVGERLRAVIVRVEKASKGPGVVVSRAAPELVQHLFQTEVPEIYDGTVVIRAIAREAGERTKIAVMSKDKDVDAVGACVGMKGMRVQSIIRELRGEKIDIIEYHEDAVTFAEKALQPAKVSRVTVVDSAEKHLEVVVDDTQLSLAIGKKGQNVRLAAKLLGWKIDIKSEEEKRQEVEQQMSALVPASVTPLENVPGIGEGLVEKLKAAGVTTVEALADMTPEQLEAIEGIGPKTVEKISIAVNNYFSSLEGGEQVATEGTEESAGEAVPELEASEGTAEAEALEPSAEATEGAEEDTAEIEAVADSPEAGEAEPSGNHAEHVPDAVEEEKN